A stretch of the Massilia varians genome encodes the following:
- a CDS encoding alkene reductase, with the protein MTTMFDPIKVGALELPNRIIMAPLTRSRAVGSGRVPNAMMAEYYVQRASAGLILSEATAVSPMGVGYADTPGIWSDEQVEGWKIVTDAVHQAGGRIVLQLWHVGRISDPHFLDGQLPVAPSAIAAGGHVSLLRPKRDHVTPRALDTDEIPAIVAAYRKGAENAKKAGFDGVEIHGANGYLLDQFLQDSTNQRSDQYGGSLENRARLMLEVTDACIDVWGADRVGMHLAPRGDQHTMGDSNPRETFGYVARELGKRGIAFICSREAVANDSLGAHLKKEFGGVYIANEKLTKESAAQLIESGAADAVAFGVWFIANPDLPKRLKQDAPLNQPRPELFYAPGAEGYIDYPTLN; encoded by the coding sequence ATGACAACAATGTTTGACCCGATCAAAGTAGGCGCGCTCGAGCTGCCGAACCGCATCATCATGGCGCCGCTGACCCGCTCGCGCGCCGTCGGCAGTGGCCGCGTGCCGAACGCGATGATGGCCGAATACTACGTGCAGCGTGCCAGCGCCGGCCTGATCCTGTCGGAAGCCACCGCCGTGAGCCCGATGGGCGTGGGCTATGCCGATACTCCGGGCATCTGGTCGGACGAGCAGGTGGAAGGCTGGAAGATCGTCACCGACGCCGTGCATCAGGCCGGCGGGCGCATCGTCCTGCAGCTGTGGCATGTGGGCCGCATCTCGGACCCGCATTTCCTGGACGGCCAGCTGCCGGTGGCGCCGTCGGCCATCGCCGCAGGCGGCCACGTCAGCCTGCTGCGCCCGAAACGCGACCACGTTACCCCGCGCGCACTGGACACCGATGAGATCCCGGCCATCGTCGCGGCCTACCGCAAGGGCGCGGAAAATGCCAAGAAGGCCGGCTTCGACGGCGTCGAGATCCATGGCGCCAACGGCTACCTGCTCGACCAGTTCCTGCAGGATTCCACCAACCAGCGCAGTGACCAGTACGGCGGTTCGCTCGAGAACCGTGCCCGCCTGATGCTCGAAGTGACCGACGCCTGCATCGACGTGTGGGGCGCGGACCGCGTCGGCATGCACCTGGCGCCGCGCGGCGACCAGCACACCATGGGCGACTCCAACCCGCGCGAGACCTTCGGCTACGTCGCGCGCGAGCTCGGCAAGCGCGGCATCGCCTTCATCTGCTCGCGCGAAGCCGTCGCCAACGACAGCCTGGGCGCCCACCTCAAGAAGGAATTCGGCGGCGTCTACATCGCCAACGAAAAGCTGACCAAGGAAAGCGCCGCGCAGCTGATCGAGTCGGGCGCGGCCGATGCGGTGGCCTTCGGGGTGTGGTTCATCGCCAACCCGGACCTGCCCAAGCGCCTGAAGCAGGATGCGCCGCTGAACCAGCCGCGGCCGGAGCTGTTCTACGCGCCTGGCGCGGAAGGCTACATCGACTACCCGACGCTGAACTGA
- a CDS encoding ArsR/SmtB family transcription factor, whose product MDIDAIHKALANPVRRQILQWLKDPHRHFAEQEHPLDMGVCCKLIDQRTGLSQSTVSAHLATLHKAGLVSTRRVGQFIFFQRNEEVIQAFLDQLNDGL is encoded by the coding sequence ATGGACATCGACGCGATCCACAAGGCCCTGGCCAACCCGGTGCGGCGCCAGATCCTGCAGTGGCTGAAGGATCCGCACCGGCATTTCGCCGAGCAGGAACACCCGCTCGACATGGGCGTGTGCTGCAAGCTGATCGACCAGCGCACCGGGCTGTCGCAATCGACGGTGTCGGCCCACCTGGCGACCCTGCACAAGGCCGGCCTGGTCAGCACCCGGCGCGTCGGACAGTTCATCTTCTTCCAGCGTAACGAGGAAGTCATCCAGGCCTTCCTCGATCAACTGAACGACGGACTTTAG
- a CDS encoding succinylglutamate desuccinylase/aspartoacylase family protein translates to MTSTSQYQFKSVNYTGVEPGPRVIIMGATHGNEVCGTIAIRRVMEEIDSGRLHIAAGSVTFVPIVNPKAYEQNTRNGDRNLNRNLFPKDAPQDFEDQIANWLCPLLARHDVLLDLHSFNAVGGQPFVMVGPLNNDGTLQPFQHAEKERAWARRLGVKRFVDGWLAAYGDGVKRRSRNADELETVLRYGVGTTEYMRTTGGYALTLECGQHLDPTAPEVAYRAIMNTLAHLELIAAPDPEPLPFEEMEALSMVVVHDKLHADDAFSRQWASFDPVSEGEEIGVRADGSKVIAEFSGRILFPDAKAGANSEWYYLTRPNPRFGRE, encoded by the coding sequence ATGACTTCTACGAGCCAGTACCAATTCAAATCCGTCAACTACACCGGCGTCGAACCGGGCCCGCGCGTCATCATCATGGGCGCCACCCATGGCAACGAAGTCTGCGGCACCATTGCGATCCGCCGCGTGATGGAAGAAATCGACAGCGGCCGCCTGCACATCGCGGCCGGCAGCGTCACCTTCGTGCCGATCGTGAACCCGAAGGCCTACGAGCAGAACACCCGCAACGGCGACCGCAACCTGAACCGCAACCTGTTCCCGAAGGACGCGCCGCAGGACTTCGAGGACCAGATCGCCAACTGGCTGTGCCCCCTGCTCGCCCGGCACGACGTGCTGCTCGACCTGCACTCCTTCAATGCCGTGGGCGGCCAGCCCTTCGTGATGGTCGGCCCGCTCAACAACGACGGCACGCTGCAGCCCTTCCAGCACGCCGAGAAAGAGCGTGCATGGGCGCGCCGCCTGGGCGTGAAGCGTTTCGTGGACGGCTGGCTGGCCGCCTACGGCGACGGCGTCAAGCGCCGCAGCCGCAATGCCGACGAACTCGAAACCGTGCTGCGCTACGGCGTCGGCACCACCGAATACATGCGCACCACCGGCGGCTACGCGCTCACGCTCGAATGCGGCCAGCACCTCGACCCGACCGCGCCGGAAGTCGCCTACCGCGCCATCATGAACACCCTGGCGCACCTGGAGCTGATCGCGGCGCCCGATCCCGAACCCCTGCCTTTCGAGGAGATGGAAGCCCTGTCGATGGTGGTGGTGCACGACAAGCTGCACGCCGACGACGCGTTCAGCCGCCAGTGGGCCAGCTTCGACCCCGTGAGCGAAGGCGAGGAGATCGGCGTGCGCGCCGACGGCAGCAAGGTCATCGCCGAATTCAGCGGCCGCATCCTGTTCCCGGATGCGAAGGCGGGCGCCAACTCCGAGTGGTACTACCTGACCCGCCCGAACCCGCGATTCGGCCGGGAATGA
- a CDS encoding acyltransferase family protein, protein MSTISTRIHGLDTLRALAVTLVVLHHYVLFVSGAPTFGWVGEIGWVGVDLFFALSGYLIGNQIFAGLKRPGGFSLKHFYARRLLRTLPNYWVVLALYFLWPAFRGEAPLLPLWEYATFIQNFGLEPGSAFSHSWSLAIEEQFYMLLPAVVLIGAVFGGSLRLAWAGIALAFIAGMLVRAGLWQQMAGQNYKLCFYFKYIYYSSLCRYDELLAGVALALLRNHHAGIWAHLTRHGRLMGVLGLAACALAFWFFLEDRYGFGITVFGFPLMALGFSLLIVSSVAEDSPLRRLRVPGAGALALWSYAIYLLHKPVCVMAARWMQEQGYGAEHPLTITALLALSVLTGWLLYRLVETPFMLLRARYVPSNAARPSRLTPAPR, encoded by the coding sequence ATGTCCACCATTTCCACCCGCATCCACGGCCTCGATACGCTGCGCGCGCTCGCCGTGACGCTGGTCGTCCTGCACCATTACGTGCTGTTCGTCAGCGGCGCGCCGACCTTCGGCTGGGTGGGCGAGATCGGCTGGGTCGGGGTCGACCTGTTCTTCGCGCTGTCCGGCTACCTGATCGGCAACCAGATCTTCGCCGGCTTGAAACGCCCGGGCGGCTTCTCGCTGAAGCACTTCTATGCGCGGCGCCTGCTGCGCACCCTGCCGAACTACTGGGTGGTGCTGGCCCTGTACTTCCTGTGGCCGGCCTTTCGTGGCGAGGCGCCGCTGCTGCCGCTGTGGGAGTACGCGACGTTCATCCAGAACTTCGGGCTGGAGCCGGGCAGCGCCTTCTCGCATTCCTGGTCGCTGGCGATCGAGGAGCAGTTCTATATGCTGTTGCCGGCGGTGGTCCTGATCGGGGCCGTGTTCGGCGGCTCGCTGCGCCTGGCCTGGGCCGGCATCGCGCTGGCCTTCATTGCCGGCATGCTGGTCCGCGCCGGGCTGTGGCAGCAGATGGCGGGGCAAAACTATAAGCTTTGCTTCTATTTCAAGTACATTTATTACTCAAGCTTATGCAGGTATGACGAGCTGCTGGCCGGCGTGGCCCTGGCGCTGCTGCGCAACCACCATGCCGGCATCTGGGCGCACCTGACCCGGCACGGCCGCCTGATGGGCGTGCTGGGCCTGGCCGCCTGCGCCCTGGCGTTCTGGTTCTTCCTCGAGGACCGCTACGGCTTCGGCATCACCGTGTTCGGTTTTCCCCTGATGGCGCTGGGCTTCTCGCTGCTGATCGTATCCAGCGTGGCGGAAGATTCGCCGCTGCGCCGCCTGCGGGTGCCCGGCGCCGGCGCGCTGGCGCTGTGGTCCTACGCGATCTACCTGCTGCACAAACCCGTGTGCGTGATGGCGGCGCGGTGGATGCAGGAGCAGGGCTACGGCGCCGAACATCCGCTGACGATCACGGCGCTGCTGGCGCTGTCGGTGCTCACCGGTTGGCTGCTCTACAGGCTGGTGGAGACGCCCTTCATGCTGCTGCGCGCGCGCTACGTGCCGAGCAATGCGGCGCGTCCGAGCCGGCTTACCCCCGCGCCTCGATGA
- a CDS encoding pirin family protein: MTEHTTTAAIATSRGVERLIQGQFVMDGAGVKINRVLTGSLQRRLDPFLMLDAFGSDKAGDYIAGFPEHPHRGFETVTYMLNGRMRHRDSAGNEGLVTNGGVQWMTAGRGVIHSEMPEQDEGLMEGFQLWLNLPATDKMMDPWYRDIPAEEVPRFTNQDGVTVQVIAGETHGVKGAVQREVTQALYLDIEIPAGVRFEQPIPQGHNAFLYVYRGEAVVEGKGVGKTRMAVLDNAAGADGVRIKALEPTRLILLAGRPLNEPIAQHGPFVMNTTEELYQAFEDFRAGRFAA; this comes from the coding sequence ATGACCGAGCACACCACTACCGCAGCAATCGCGACATCGCGCGGCGTCGAACGCCTGATCCAGGGCCAGTTCGTGATGGACGGCGCGGGCGTGAAGATCAACCGCGTGCTGACCGGTTCCCTGCAGCGCCGCCTCGACCCCTTCCTGATGCTGGACGCCTTCGGCAGCGACAAGGCGGGCGACTACATTGCCGGCTTCCCGGAACATCCGCACCGCGGCTTCGAGACCGTCACCTACATGCTCAATGGCCGCATGCGCCACCGCGACAGCGCCGGCAACGAGGGCCTGGTGACCAATGGCGGCGTGCAGTGGATGACGGCAGGCCGCGGCGTGATCCACTCCGAGATGCCCGAGCAGGACGAGGGGCTGATGGAAGGCTTCCAGCTGTGGCTCAACCTGCCGGCCACGGACAAGATGATGGACCCGTGGTACCGCGACATCCCGGCCGAGGAAGTGCCGCGCTTCACCAACCAGGACGGCGTGACCGTGCAGGTGATCGCGGGCGAGACCCATGGCGTGAAGGGCGCGGTGCAGCGCGAGGTAACGCAAGCGCTCTACCTCGACATCGAGATCCCGGCCGGCGTGCGCTTCGAGCAGCCGATCCCGCAGGGCCACAACGCTTTTCTCTACGTGTACCGGGGCGAGGCCGTGGTCGAGGGCAAGGGCGTGGGCAAGACGCGCATGGCGGTGCTGGACAATGCCGCGGGCGCGGACGGGGTGCGCATCAAGGCGCTCGAGCCGACCCGGCTGATCCTGCTGGCGGGACGTCCGCTGAACGAGCCGATCGCGCAGCACGGTCCGTTCGTGATGAACACCACCGAAGAGCTGTACCAGGCCTTCGAAGATTTCCGGGCGGGGCGGTTTGCAGCCTGA
- a CDS encoding FMN-dependent NADH-azoreductase yields the protein MNILQITSSVRGKDSESTRVANLIVDKLVASQPDAQVVRRDFGAQPHPVLDGAAVGALFTPADQRTSDQAARVALDDALIAEAQAADVIVIGAPMYNFGMPVQLKNWFDAIARSGVTFRYTETGPEGLLKNKKVYVATARGGVYPVEADPQVPHIRMLLNFLGLTDHTFIYSSGLNMGPEAAAKGQQAANEAVEAALA from the coding sequence ATGAACATCCTGCAAATCACCTCCAGCGTCCGCGGCAAGGATTCGGAATCGACCCGTGTGGCCAACCTGATCGTCGACAAACTGGTCGCGAGCCAGCCTGACGCCCAGGTGGTGCGCCGCGACTTCGGCGCCCAGCCGCACCCGGTGCTGGACGGCGCCGCCGTCGGCGCCCTGTTCACCCCGGCTGACCAGCGCACGTCCGACCAGGCCGCCCGCGTGGCCCTGGACGACGCCCTGATCGCCGAGGCCCAAGCCGCCGACGTGATCGTGATCGGCGCCCCGATGTACAACTTCGGCATGCCGGTGCAGCTGAAGAACTGGTTCGACGCGATCGCCCGTTCCGGCGTGACCTTCCGCTACACCGAGACCGGTCCGGAAGGCCTCCTGAAGAACAAGAAGGTGTACGTGGCCACCGCGCGCGGCGGCGTGTATCCGGTGGAAGCCGACCCGCAGGTGCCGCACATCCGCATGCTGCTCAACTTCCTGGGCCTGACCGACCACACCTTCATCTACTCGTCGGGCCTGAACATGGGCCCGGAAGCGGCGGCCAAGGGCCAGCAGGCAGCCAACGAAGCCGTGGAAGCGGCGCTGGCGTAA
- a CDS encoding LysR family transcriptional regulator, producing MEVEPNDLLLFARIVEAGSFSRAAERVQLPKSTVSRRIALLEQKLGERLLQRTTRKLVVTEFGASLLEHARKVAEEVEAAGALAQHRQGQPSGKLRISLPGDFANIGLQEVIARFIARYPEVALELDLSPRRVDLIAEGFDIAIRMGELPDDASLNARPINLEHWGLYASPAYLGRHGLPEHPDDLLRHDLLCMLSRYGGAAHWVLARGKLRWERQVPARLTANSPELLARLASRGAGIAASSLTFAGPYLQTGELVRVLPEWEPPTTQGWAVFPGRRLMPAKTRAFLDLMEEKCTEVGDRPLAVISADGSPSSRPGALDAQAPTRR from the coding sequence ATGGAAGTCGAACCGAATGACCTGCTGCTGTTCGCCCGCATCGTCGAGGCGGGCAGCTTCAGCCGCGCGGCCGAACGCGTGCAGCTGCCGAAATCGACCGTGTCGCGCCGCATCGCGCTGCTTGAACAGAAGCTGGGCGAGCGCCTCCTGCAGCGCACCACGCGCAAGCTGGTGGTGACCGAGTTCGGCGCCAGCCTGCTCGAGCACGCGCGCAAGGTGGCCGAAGAAGTCGAGGCGGCCGGCGCGCTGGCCCAGCACCGCCAGGGGCAGCCGAGCGGCAAGCTGCGCATCTCCCTGCCTGGCGACTTCGCCAATATCGGCCTGCAAGAGGTGATCGCGCGCTTCATCGCGCGCTATCCCGAGGTGGCGCTGGAACTGGACCTGTCGCCGCGCCGGGTCGACCTGATCGCCGAGGGTTTCGACATCGCGATCCGCATGGGCGAATTGCCGGACGACGCCTCGCTCAACGCGCGCCCGATCAACCTGGAACACTGGGGGCTGTACGCCTCGCCTGCCTACCTGGGGCGGCACGGCCTGCCCGAGCACCCCGATGACCTGCTGCGGCACGACCTGTTGTGCATGCTGAGCCGCTACGGCGGCGCGGCGCACTGGGTGCTCGCCCGCGGCAAGCTGCGCTGGGAACGGCAGGTGCCGGCGCGCCTCACGGCCAATTCGCCCGAGCTGCTGGCGCGGCTCGCATCGCGCGGCGCCGGCATTGCGGCCAGCTCGCTGACCTTCGCCGGTCCTTACCTGCAGACGGGAGAGCTGGTGCGGGTGCTGCCGGAATGGGAGCCGCCGACCACCCAAGGATGGGCGGTCTTTCCGGGGCGCCGCCTGATGCCGGCCAAGACCCGCGCCTTCCTCGACCTGATGGAAGAGAAATGCACGGAAGTCGGCGACCGTCCGCTGGCCGTGATCAGCGCGGACGGTTCCCCATCGTCTCGCCCAGGCGCACTGGACGCTCAGGCGCCCACTCGCCGTTGA
- the asd gene encoding archaetidylserine decarboxylase (Phosphatidylserine decarboxylase is synthesized as a single chain precursor. Generation of the pyruvoyl active site from a Ser is coupled to cleavage of a Gly-Ser bond between the larger (beta) and smaller (alpha chains). It is an integral membrane protein.), translating to MPKTALTNFAGRVAGAKGGAMTTRLIRWFVGKYGVNMEEAANPDIASYSSFNEFFTRPLRPDARPLAHADFVCPVDGAISQFGDIDDHHIFQAKGHKFTSAELVGGDEKLAAHFQHGHFANLYLSPKDYHRIHMPCDGRLTRMIYVPGKLFSVNPTTARGVPGLFARNERVVCVFESEEHGPFVMTLVGATIVGSMATSWHGVVNPPRMPRICEWHYDAHPVVLKKGEEMGRFLLGSTVVMLFKKGAISFNGEWAPERPVRLGETMGNRPR from the coding sequence ATGCCGAAGACGGCGCTGACCAACTTCGCCGGCCGCGTCGCCGGCGCCAAGGGCGGCGCGATGACCACGCGCTTGATCCGCTGGTTCGTCGGCAAATACGGCGTCAACATGGAGGAAGCGGCGAACCCGGACATCGCAAGCTACAGCAGCTTCAACGAATTCTTCACCCGCCCGCTGCGCCCTGATGCGCGCCCGCTGGCGCATGCCGATTTCGTGTGCCCGGTGGACGGCGCGATCAGCCAGTTCGGCGACATCGACGACCACCACATCTTCCAGGCCAAGGGACATAAATTCACCAGCGCGGAGCTGGTGGGCGGCGACGAGAAGCTGGCAGCCCATTTCCAGCACGGCCACTTCGCCAACCTGTACCTGAGCCCGAAGGACTACCACCGCATCCACATGCCCTGCGACGGCCGCCTGACGCGCATGATCTACGTGCCGGGCAAGCTGTTCTCGGTGAACCCGACCACGGCGCGCGGGGTCCCAGGCTTGTTTGCCCGCAATGAACGTGTGGTTTGCGTTTTCGAATCAGAGGAGCACGGTCCCTTCGTGATGACCCTGGTGGGCGCCACCATCGTCGGCAGCATGGCCACTAGCTGGCACGGCGTGGTCAATCCGCCGCGCATGCCGCGCATCTGCGAATGGCACTACGATGCGCACCCGGTGGTGCTGAAGAAAGGCGAAGAGATGGGCCGCTTCCTGCTCGGCTCCACCGTCGTGATGCTGTTCAAGAAGGGCGCGATCTCCTTCAACGGCGAGTGGGCGCCTGAGCGTCCAGTGCGCCTGGGCGAGACGATGGGGAACCGTCCGCGCTGA
- a CDS encoding TonB-dependent receptor plug domain-containing protein: MTALAAAISLCLPALSASAQDAQTPKKADAADTAKAEQGKKMTQVEVKGTLDTYDPRRDDTATKVVVSSEEITKYGDTNVLDVLKRVPGITVNSSNGRGGEIRMRGLGAGYTQILVNGERAPAGFSMDSLAPDSIERIEVLRAASAEFSTQSVAGTINIILKRSVKNRLRELKLAAQGSSNGYGPNANLQMSDRDGGFSYSVSANAMKDRFEFDSTGEERGVAPNGEVTMLRTMVLPQKGEMSVINLSPRLNWTLGQDNTLTSQTFINQHRFRNRFSQPTTTLIGPPPPFPTLANAFEAKNGFLRSDLSWARKFESGAKLDLKFGAQGMENESRSQRTAANSAGVPLLDTTSLLDARDRGVNTTGKYSRTVEKGHTFAFGWDGGIDTRDDERNDINRVRVSGNVPAYEVSEARVKRLAVFAQDEWNITPSWSMYLGARWEGIRTRVTGNTFERGESSSNVWSPIMQTLYKIPGKKGDQLRLALTRTYKAPGVGSLTPRRQVSENNSSTEPDYRGNPNLKPELAFGIDAAWEHYWLDGALLSVSVSQRRINDFTRNLTYFDGERWIQTPSNQDSATTRSLEIETKFPLKALMKDAPAVDLRASVNRNWSRVAAVPGPNNRLDQQTPLTVNLGADYKVGALSIGGSFAYRRGGPVRVSVNQRAYVMPRRELDMYALWKFDAQRQLRFAVSNMTGQDFVNENTYDDERFGSQTRRFVFPQGVRYRLTYELKF, from the coding sequence ATGACCGCACTGGCAGCCGCCATCAGCCTGTGCCTCCCGGCCTTGAGCGCATCCGCGCAGGATGCCCAGACCCCGAAGAAGGCCGATGCGGCCGACACGGCCAAGGCGGAGCAGGGCAAGAAGATGACCCAGGTCGAGGTCAAGGGCACGCTTGATACCTACGACCCGCGCCGCGACGACACCGCCACCAAGGTCGTGGTCAGCAGCGAAGAGATCACCAAGTACGGCGACACCAATGTGCTGGACGTGCTCAAGCGCGTGCCTGGCATCACCGTCAATTCCTCCAACGGCCGCGGCGGCGAGATCCGCATGCGCGGCCTGGGAGCGGGCTATACCCAGATCCTGGTCAATGGCGAACGCGCGCCGGCCGGCTTCTCGATGGACTCGCTGGCGCCGGACTCGATCGAGCGCATCGAAGTGCTGCGCGCCGCCAGCGCCGAGTTCTCGACCCAGTCGGTGGCCGGCACCATCAACATCATCCTGAAGCGCTCGGTGAAGAACCGCCTGCGCGAACTGAAGCTGGCGGCCCAGGGCTCGAGCAACGGTTACGGTCCGAACGCCAACCTGCAGATGTCGGACCGCGACGGCGGCTTCTCCTATTCGGTGTCGGCCAACGCGATGAAGGACCGCTTCGAATTCGACTCCACCGGCGAGGAACGCGGCGTGGCGCCGAACGGCGAAGTCACCATGCTGCGCACCATGGTGCTGCCGCAGAAGGGCGAGATGAGCGTCATCAACCTGAGCCCGCGCCTGAACTGGACGCTGGGCCAGGACAATACCCTGACCTCGCAAACCTTCATCAACCAGCACCGATTCAGGAACCGCTTCAGCCAGCCGACCACCACCCTGATCGGCCCGCCCCCGCCGTTCCCCACCCTGGCCAATGCCTTCGAGGCGAAGAACGGGTTCCTGCGCTCCGACCTTTCCTGGGCACGCAAGTTCGAGTCCGGCGCCAAGCTCGACCTGAAGTTCGGCGCCCAGGGCATGGAGAACGAAAGCCGCTCGCAGCGCACCGCCGCCAACAGCGCCGGCGTGCCGCTGCTCGACACCACCAGCCTGCTCGACGCCCGCGACCGCGGCGTGAACACCACCGGCAAGTACAGCCGCACGGTCGAGAAGGGCCACACCTTCGCCTTCGGCTGGGACGGCGGCATCGATACCCGCGACGACGAGCGCAACGACATCAACCGGGTGCGGGTGAGCGGCAACGTCCCGGCCTACGAGGTCTCGGAAGCGCGCGTCAAGCGCCTGGCCGTGTTCGCCCAGGACGAATGGAACATCACACCAAGCTGGTCGATGTACCTGGGCGCGCGCTGGGAAGGCATCCGCACCCGCGTCACGGGCAATACCTTCGAGCGCGGCGAATCCAGCTCCAACGTGTGGAGCCCGATCATGCAGACGCTGTACAAGATACCGGGTAAAAAAGGCGACCAGCTGCGCCTGGCGCTGACCCGCACCTATAAAGCGCCGGGCGTGGGCAGCCTGACCCCGCGCCGCCAGGTCAGCGAGAACAACAGCTCGACCGAACCGGATTACCGCGGCAACCCGAACTTGAAGCCGGAACTGGCCTTCGGCATCGACGCGGCCTGGGAGCACTACTGGCTTGACGGCGCGCTGCTGTCGGTGAGCGTGTCGCAGCGCCGCATCAACGACTTCACCCGCAACCTGACCTATTTCGACGGCGAGCGCTGGATCCAGACCCCGAGCAACCAGGACAGCGCGACGACGCGCTCGCTGGAGATCGAGACCAAGTTCCCGCTCAAGGCGCTCATGAAGGATGCGCCGGCAGTCGACCTGCGCGCCAGCGTCAACCGCAACTGGTCGCGCGTGGCAGCGGTGCCAGGCCCGAACAACCGCCTCGACCAGCAGACCCCGCTGACGGTCAACCTGGGCGCCGACTACAAGGTGGGCGCCCTGAGCATCGGCGGCAGCTTCGCCTACCGCCGCGGCGGTCCGGTGCGGGTGTCCGTCAACCAGCGCGCCTACGTGATGCCGCGCCGCGAGCTGGACATGTATGCATTGTGGAAGTTCGATGCCCAGCGCCAGCTGCGTTTCGCGGTCAGCAACATGACCGGCCAGGACTTCGTCAACGAGAACACCTATGACGACGAACGCTTCGGTTCGCAGACCCGCCGCTTCGTGTTCCCGCAAGGGGTGCGCTACCGCCTGACCTATGAACTGAAGTTCTGA